In Acholeplasma equirhinis, the following proteins share a genomic window:
- the sepF gene encoding cell division protein SepF translates to MGLFKKKQVKVETLTAEKIIMEQLNSDDDAYVTDLARQMMAGSPLILNFERLHIDRANKVIAFMSGVVYAISGHIVEINETTYLFGNQELYQDGSVEDWLRTNLN, encoded by the coding sequence GGTTATTTAAGAAAAAACAAGTTAAAGTTGAAACTTTAACAGCAGAGAAAATCATTATGGAACAATTGAATAGTGATGATGATGCATATGTGACTGATCTTGCTCGTCAAATGATGGCAGGTTCACCACTTATTCTTAATTTTGAAAGACTACATATTGATAGAGCGAATAAAGTCATTGCTTTTATGTCAGGTGTTGTCTATGCAATCTCTGGTCACATTGTTGAAATTAATGAAACAACTTACCTATTTGGTAACCAAGAATTATATCAAGATGGTAGCGTTGAAGATTGGCTTAGAACCAATTTAAATTAA